Proteins from a genomic interval of Actinoalloteichus hymeniacidonis:
- a CDS encoding glycoside hydrolase family 48 protein, whose protein sequence is MRSERLTRWPTRSPVPVAAAAVLLAAVIVPITASPGAAENAEPTGSAAESGALRTPSAMQADYETAFLEQYDKIKDPASGYFRDIDGLLVPYHSVETLIVEAPDHGHQTTSEAYSYYLWLEAAYGRITEDWEPFNQAWESLETFIVPGTEDQPTNASYDASAPATYAGESTTPTDYPSPLLPDVPVGEDPLADELTSTYGDSDVYGMAWLLDVDNVYGFGFCGDGSSDEPVFMNSYQRGSNESVWETVPHPSCETFDFGGENGYLDLFTDDQQYSQQWRYTAAPDADARVVQVAYLAKTWAEAQGQGDAIADTISDAVKMGDYLRYAMYDKYFKEIGDCTDPTTCAAGTGKNSAHYLLSWYYSWGGAMASAEYPWAFRIGGSGVHQGYQNPMAAWALSEVSGMAPQSPTAQEDWAQSLDRQLEFIQWLQAPEGGIAGGATNNWEGRYAEPPADSPTFYGLYYDWQPVWNDPPSNQWFGFQAWGMERIAQLYDVTGDERAGEIVSAWVDWAIANTEIGADGSFAVPSNLSWSGQPDDWNPDNPGDNAGLSVQVVDHTQDVGVTASYVKTLLHYAAESGDADARATGEALLDALLANETDIGIAIPEARQDYERFDDTYDASTDQGLYIPEGWTGTMPNGDVIDSDSSFASIRSFYEQDPDWPQVQAYLDGGPAPTFTYHRFWAQAEIATAFALHTELFGAAE, encoded by the coding sequence ATGAGATCCGAAAGGTTGACGCGGTGGCCGACTCGGTCGCCGGTGCCGGTAGCCGCTGCGGCGGTGCTGCTGGCCGCAGTGATCGTGCCGATAACGGCGTCCCCCGGTGCAGCCGAGAACGCGGAGCCCACCGGCTCCGCCGCCGAGTCCGGCGCGCTGCGCACGCCGAGCGCGATGCAGGCCGATTACGAGACGGCCTTCCTCGAGCAGTACGACAAGATCAAGGACCCGGCCAGCGGATACTTCCGCGACATCGACGGCCTCCTCGTGCCCTACCACTCGGTTGAGACGTTGATCGTCGAAGCCCCCGACCACGGGCATCAGACCACCTCGGAGGCCTACAGCTACTACCTCTGGTTGGAGGCGGCCTACGGGCGCATCACCGAGGACTGGGAGCCGTTCAATCAGGCCTGGGAGTCGTTGGAGACCTTCATCGTCCCCGGCACCGAGGACCAGCCGACCAACGCGTCCTACGACGCGAGTGCGCCCGCCACCTACGCGGGAGAGTCGACGACGCCCACCGACTATCCCTCCCCGCTGCTGCCGGACGTCCCCGTCGGTGAGGACCCGCTGGCCGACGAGCTGACCTCGACCTACGGCGACTCCGATGTGTACGGCATGGCGTGGTTGCTCGATGTGGACAACGTCTACGGCTTCGGTTTCTGCGGCGACGGCAGCAGTGACGAGCCCGTCTTCATGAACTCCTACCAGCGCGGTTCCAACGAATCGGTCTGGGAGACGGTGCCGCATCCGTCCTGCGAGACCTTCGACTTCGGCGGCGAGAACGGCTACCTGGATCTCTTCACCGACGATCAGCAGTACTCCCAGCAGTGGCGGTACACCGCCGCGCCCGACGCGGACGCGCGGGTCGTCCAGGTCGCCTACCTCGCCAAGACCTGGGCCGAGGCCCAAGGCCAGGGCGACGCGATCGCCGACACGATCTCCGACGCGGTGAAGATGGGCGACTACCTGCGGTACGCCATGTACGACAAGTACTTCAAGGAGATCGGCGACTGCACCGACCCGACGACCTGCGCGGCGGGCACCGGCAAGAACAGCGCCCACTACCTGCTGTCCTGGTACTACTCCTGGGGTGGCGCGATGGCCAGCGCCGAGTACCCGTGGGCGTTCCGCATCGGTGGTTCCGGCGTCCACCAGGGCTACCAGAACCCGATGGCGGCCTGGGCACTGTCCGAGGTGTCGGGGATGGCGCCGCAATCCCCGACCGCGCAGGAGGACTGGGCGCAGAGCCTGGACCGGCAGCTCGAGTTCATCCAGTGGCTGCAGGCCCCCGAGGGCGGCATCGCCGGTGGCGCCACGAACAACTGGGAGGGTCGCTACGCCGAGCCGCCCGCCGACAGCCCCACCTTCTACGGCTTGTACTACGACTGGCAGCCGGTCTGGAACGACCCGCCGAGCAACCAGTGGTTCGGTTTCCAGGCCTGGGGCATGGAACGCATCGCGCAGCTGTACGACGTCACCGGTGACGAGCGCGCAGGCGAGATCGTGTCGGCCTGGGTCGACTGGGCCATCGCCAACACCGAGATCGGCGCGGACGGCAGCTTCGCCGTTCCCTCCAACCTCTCCTGGAGCGGCCAGCCCGACGACTGGAACCCGGACAACCCCGGTGACAACGCCGGATTGAGTGTCCAGGTCGTCGACCACACCCAGGACGTCGGAGTCACCGCCTCGTACGTCAAGACCCTGCTGCACTACGCGGCCGAGTCCGGCGACGCCGACGCTCGCGCCACCGGTGAAGCACTGCTCGACGCCCTACTGGCCAACGAGACCGACATCGGTATCGCGATCCCGGAGGCCAGGCAGGACTACGAGCGCTTCGACGACACCTACGACGCGAGCACCGACCAGGGGCTCTACATCCCCGAGGGCTGGACGGGCACCATGCCCAACGGCGACGTGATCGACTCCGACTCGTCGTTCGCCTCGATCCGCTCCTTCTACGAGCAGGACCCCGACTGGCCGCAGGTACAGGCCTACCTGGACGGCGGTCCGGCCCCGACCTTCACCTACCACCGATTCTGGGCCCAAGCGGAGATCGCCACGGCCTTCGCCCTGCACACCGAGTTGTTCGGCGCGGCCGAATGA